GCTCTCAGTGTAGAGACGGAGCGTCACCCCCTCAATCCCCCAAAGAGGCAGGTTGGCCTCGCAGCACCATCCCAGTCCCGCAACCAAAGGAAGCGGAGGTCGCAGGCGAAAGGCCCGGACGGACAGTCCCGCGACCAACGGGAGCAGAGGCCAAAGGTAAAAGGCCCTGCGCGAAGCAGTGAGAAAGTACGAATCTCCTAGAAATCCCAAAGCCTGTCATCCCGAGCGAGCAACGCGAGTCGAGGGACCTGCGGCTCCGCTGAGTCAGCCGCCTCAGACCTTCCATCCATAGCTTCCCTGAAAAAATAAATCCACAGATTGCCTGTTCGCCTACACAAGTAGTAGGATTCGCATACACAAGTAGGAGGAACGGCGTGAGCGGCACAGTGAAGCTATCCAAGCTGGAATACCAACTGATGGATATCCTCTGGAACTGCGGGGCAAGCTCTGTGCGCGACATCCAGCAGGCTCTCCCCGCGAAACGCCGCCCGGCTTATACCACCGTCCAGACCACCGTCTTCCGCATGGAGGCGAAGGGCATCGTCGGCCGCGCAGGCCAGTCCGGCAACGCTTATCTCTTCCGGCCCCTCATCACCCGCGAGAACGCGCAGCATGCCCTGATCGAAGACCTGCTTTCCATCTTTGGAGGCCGCTCAGAACCTGTCATGGCCCATCTCGTCAACTCCGGCCGTCTCTCGCTCAAAGATGTGAGAGAGGCAGAAGCCGCTTTGAAAGCCAGAAGATCAGGAAAACATTCGTGATCAACGGCGAGAGCATTCCGGTCGGCCTCGAGCAGGGCACCCTGAATCACCTGTGGCAATCGACTGTTGTCGTCCTCCTCGTGTGGATTTTGACCGCCACCTTCAGGAGCAACCGCGCGAGCCTGCGCTACGCGCTCTGGATGACGGCTTCTGCAAAATTTCTTCTGCCGTTCTCCTTGTTGATCGCCATCGGCCATGCGATCCGCCCGATCTCGACGGCTACTGCGCCAGGTACTCCCGTGAGCAGCGCGCTATGGCACTCCGTACAGCCCTACACCCTGCCCACAGTGACAGATACAGCCGCATCCCTGGTGACCACGCATGCGCACAGGACCACAGAACATCTCTGGCGCTTCGCGTTCTCTTTGTGGATAGCCGGAGCGCTCGTGATGCTCCTCTCCTGGCTTCGCAACTGGCTCAGCCTGCGCGCCATTGCGCGCCGCGCCCGGCCGATTGGAGAAGTCGCCGGCGTCCCACTGCTGCAATGCGAAGGCTCTATCGAGCCCGGAGTTTTCGGCGCCATCCGCCCGCGCATTCTCATTCCGAAAGACCTTCTCGAGCGCATCTCCATGCAGGAACTCGAAGCGATTTATGCGCATGAGCTGTGCCATGTCCGCCGCCGCGACAATCTCTCCGCAGCACTGCACGCCATCGTGCATATCCTCTTCTGGTTTCACCCCGCAGTATGGCTCATTCGAGCAAGACTCATCGACGAGCGAGAGCGCGCCTGCGATGAGCACGTCGTTACAGAAGGCAGCGACGCCGAAATCTACGCGATGAGCATCCTGAACGTGTGCAGGTTCTATGTCGAAGCCCCTGCGCAGGCCATGGCCGGCGTCAGTGGCGGCAGCCTCAAACACCGCATCGAGCGCATCCTGGATGGCCTCTCGCATCGCGAGCTCACCCGCGCGCGCAAGCTGACCCTCGCCGCCGCGGTAGTCTGCGTTATCGGCCTGCCTCTCACCGCCGGCCTCATGAATATCCACTCCGTGCATGCTCAGACAGAGCAGGAACCCTCTTTACCCGGTGCCGGCGATCATGCGAAAGCCTTCGACGTGGCCACCGTCCGCCCCTCTCATCTCACCAGTGGATGCGCCAGCATGCTGCCGCCTGGCAGCACGCATTACAGTGTCACGTGCATGGACCTGCGCGTGCTCATCGCCATGGCCTACGGCGTCAACAGCCACCGCGTCGATGGCCCGTCGAAGGAACTCGACCGCTATTACGACATCAACGCCAGCACCGGCAATCATCCGTGGCAGCAGACGGATATCGCCCCCATGCTCCAAACCCTGCTTGCCGAGCGGTTCCACCTGAAGGTTCACATCATCGAGCGGCCTGTCGACGGCTTTGCCATGGTCGTCGCCAAAGGAGGCCCCAGGCTGAAGCAGACCTCAGCGGCCAATGTGAATGAAGCTCAAGCCATCCATGCCGGCCAGGGAGCACCCAACTTCATCGCGCGAGGCATGGTCCAGGGGACCGCGGCAAGCCTGCGCCAGATCGCCTCGCTACTCAGCTTCCCTGCCGGCGCCCCTGTCGTCGACCATACCGGCCTGCAGGGTTTCTACGATGTCTCACTGCACTTCGCCCCGGATGACGACAAGGACTCCGACCAGCCCGGCTTTTTCTCCGCCGTCGAAGAGCAGCTCGGACTGAAGCTCCAGCCGGCCAAGGTACCGGCCACGTTCCTCGTCGTCGATCACGTGGACGCCAATCCCTCGCTGGACCAGTAGACCGCCGGGAACCCCACATCTCGACTCTGACACACGCATTCGCAGATCAAAGGATCGCGACCAAAGGGAGCGGAGGCCGAAGGCGAACCGCCCTGCGCGAAGCAGCCGAAGGCGGATCGCCCTGCGCGAAGCAGCCGGGACGGCCAGTCCCCCCTTGCGCTCTGCCGGATGAGAGAATAACCTCAGAGGTTTTGCAGGTCTCATCCATGCTGAAAGTCATCTCGACGCACGTCTTTCTCCGCAATCGCCTCCATCCCGGGCTCCTTGAATCGCTGCAGAAATCCGGTGCCCAGGGAGTCGAGCTCTTCGCCGCACGCCAGCACTTCGATTACAGCGACCGCCATGCCGTCCGCGATCTGGGAAACTGGTTCCGCTCGAACCCGCTTGAGGCGTTCTCCATGCACGCCCCGCTCTTCCCCGACTATGAGATGGGCCGCGCCGGCGCGCCCGCCGTCAACGTCCTGCATCCCGACAAGGCACGCCGCATCGACGCCATGGACGAGATCAAGCGCGCCCTCGAAGTCGCCGAACAGATCCCGTTCCGGTATCTGATCCTGCACCTCGGCGAGCGCGAGGACCGCTGGAGCCCGCGCACCCTCGAGTTCTCGCTGACCGCGCTCGAGCACCTGCGCGCCTTCGCCAACCCGCTCGGCGTCAAGCTCCTCGTCGAGAATCTGCAGGGCGACGTCACACGCCCCGAGAACATCCTCGAGATCCTGAACACCGGCCACTTCGAGGACATCGGCGTCTGCCTCGACACCGGCCACGCGCATCTCGGCGAAGGCTTCACCGCAACCTTCGAAGCGCTCAAGCCGCGCATCCGCTCGTCGCACATCCATGACAACCACGGGCAGAAGGACGAGCACCTCTGGCCCGGCGACGGCACCCTCAACTGGGACGACGTCTACACCGGCCTGAAGGCCGCGCCGCAGTCGCCCGCCGGCGTCCTCGAAATTCACTACGCCTTCGAAGACACCCCGGAAACCATTGCGCAGAAGGCCGCGAAGGCCTTCGAAAAGTTTTAGAGAAGCAAGCAGTCAGTCACAAAACCGGCCAGCAGTCAGCAGGAACTTACACAGGAACGAACCCAGGGTGCCCCACGTCTCGATTCTGAGACGTGGGAAAGCAAGACCCCGGCCGGGTGCCCCATCCAAGCTCCGCTTGGGTGGGAAGGCGCCAACCTTAAACGTTACGTTGTCATTCCGACCGGAGCGAAGCGAAGTGGAGGAACCTGCAGTTTTCCTCCGGCACCGGCAACAAATCAGACTTAGGAAATCCGCATGACCGAACCAACGAACATCGCCCCGCTCACCACCATCGCCAAAATCGGCGACTACGACGGCCAGACCGTCACCCTGCGAGGCTGGCTCTACAACCTGCGCGAGAGCGGCAAGCTGCTCTTCCCCATCTTCCGCGACGGCTCGGGGACCATCCAGGGCATCGTGCCCAAGGCCGCCGTCACGCCCGAAGTCTTCGACGCCATCAAGGGCCTCACCCAGGAGTCGTCGGTCATCGTCACCGGCAAGGTCCGCGCCGACAAGCGCGCCCCGGGCGGCTATGAGCTCGATGTCGAGAATGTCGAAGTCATCCAGCGCGTGCCCGAAGACGCGCCCTTCCCCATCTCGCTCAAGGAGCACGGCACCGACTTCCTGATGGAGAACCGGCACCTCTGGATTCGCACCCCGCGCCAGGCCGCCATCCTGCGCATCCGCGCCGAGATCATCAAGGCCGCGCGCGACTTCTTCGACGATCGCGGCTTCACGCTGACCGATCCGCCCATCCTTACGCCAGCCGCCTGCGAAGGCACCAGCACGCTCTTCCCCGTCGAATATTTCGGCGACGAAGCCTACCTCACGCAGTCCGGCCAGCTCTACATCGAGAGCACGGCGCTCGCGCTCGGCAAGGTCTACTCCTTCGGCCCAACCTTCCGCGCCGAGAAGTCGAAGACCCGCCGCCATCTCACCGAGTTCTGGATGGTCGAGCCGGAAGTGGCCTACTGCGACCTGGCGCAGCTCATGGAGCTGGCCGAGCAGTTCCTCAGCTTCATCGTCGACCGCGTCCTCTCGCGCCGCATGGCTGACCTCAAGGTCATCCAGCGCGATGTCGCGAAGCTTGAGACGATCAAGGCCCCGTTCCCGCGCCTCAGCTACGACGAAGCCGTGGCCATGCTCAACGACGCGCACGCCAAGGGCCTGCTCGAGCACCCCTTCGAGTACGGCAACGATTTCGGTTCGCCCGACGAGACCTACATCTCCTCGCAATTCGATCGCCCGGTGATGGTGCATCGCTACCCTGCCGCGGTCAAGGCCTTCTACATGGAGCCCGATCCCGAAAACGCGAAGTACGCGCTCTGCGTGGACGTGCTCGCACCCGAGGGCTACGGCGAGATCATCGGCGGATCGCAGCGCATCGCTTCGTACGAGCTGCTCAAGCAGCGCATCGAGGAGCACAACCTCCCGCTCGAATCCTTCCAGTGGTATCTCGACCTGCGCCGCTACGGCTCGGTGCCGCACAGCGGCTTCGGCATGGGCATCGAGCGCGCGGTGGCCTGGATCTGCGGCCTCGACCACGTGCGTGAGACGATTCCGTTTGCACGTACGTTGAACCGCATCTACCCGTAGTTCGCAGGGCTCAGGGCTCAGGGCTCAGGGCTCAGGGCTCAGGGCTCAGATAAAAGCGTAAGACGGGTGCCCCACATCTCGTTCCGTTCGAGATGTGGGTTCGCAGAATGCCGGCATCACGAAGGTCCATCCCCTCCCGCACGGCTTCGGCCGTGCCCTTTTTCTTTTCCAAAACAAATAATCTGTCATTCCGACCGAAGTGGAGGAACCTGCGGTTCTCTCAATAAGGGAGGGTCCCAAACCCGCAACCCATGGGAGCGCAATTGCCAGGACTCCCGCTCTCGTGGTCTGCTGACAGGTCGGCCCTGACGCGCATATCGGGCCGCAGGAAGCGATCTCATGTCCCGCACCGGCCCGTATATCCCCGAATCTGCCAGCTTGCACGGCGGCATCCAGTCCCACCCCACGCGCCCCATCCACATCCTCGGAGTTCCACTCGATCTCGGCGCCTCACGCCGCGGCGTCGACATGGGACCATCCGCATTGCGCGTCGCTGGCCTCGAGGCGCGCCTCGAAGCCCTCGGCCACCAGGTCACCGACGCCGGCGACGTGCACGTCCCCATCGCCGAGACCCGCCATCTCGGTGAGACCAACGCCCGCTACCTCGCCGAGATTACCGAAACCTGCACCTCGCTCGCCGCCATGGTCGAGCGAGCGCTCGAAGACGGCGCCACACCGCTGGTCCTCGGCGGCGATCACTCCGTCGCCGCGGGCACCGTCGCCGGTGTCTCCGCCTTCTATCGCCGCCGCCAGCAGAAGATCGGCCTCATCTGGATCGACGCCCACTCCGACATCAACACGCCCGCTACCTCGCCCTCGGGCAACGTGCACGGCATGCCGGTGGCAGCGCTGCTCGGCCTCGGTCCCGATGCGCTCGCAAACATCGCGAATTTCTCGCCCAAGATCGACCCCGAGAACACCGTCCTCGTCGGCGTGCGCGATATCGATCAGACCGAGAAGGAGAACATCCGCCGCGCCGGCATCTCCGAGGTCTACACCATGCGCGACATCGACGAGCGCGGTATGCGCGCCGTGATGGAAGAAGCGCTGCGCGCCGCCGGACGCGGCACCGCCGGCTATCACGTCTCGCTCGACATGGACTGGGTCGACCCCGAAGACGCCCCCGGAGTCGGCACCCCGGTCCGCGGAGGAGCCACCTACCGCGAAGCCCACTTAGCCATGGAGATACTCGCCGACCACGGCCGCCTCCTCAGCTTCGAGTTAGTGGAAGTAAACCCGGTGTTAGACGAACGCAACCGCACCGCCGACTTAGCCGTCGAGCTGATATCATCCGCGTTCGGAAAGAAGATTCTGTAACTCAAACATCTTTCAACTTAGAAAAACTCTGTCATCCCGACCGAAGCAAACGAAGTGAGCGAAGTGGAGGGACCTGCGGTTTTCTCTAGTTTCTCCAGGCTTCGCTCAAATCCACCCAGCAAGGATTCATCTTCCGAATAAGCGCCAGCTTCTTTTCTCTTCGCCAACGCTTAATCTGCTTCTCGCGCCCTATGGCATTGCGTACATCGCCAAAGCTCTCGAACCAAACGAGCCTCGTGCAGTGATATTCAGAGCTGAAGCCTTCGAGCAATCCATGCTGATGCTCATAAGTTCTTCTTTCGAGATTATTGGTAATTCCGCAATAGAGGACATGCGTCCGGCTCGCCATGAGGTAGACAAAGTAATGCCGGTCCGATGCCATGCGCTCTTTTATCGGAGCGCATGCTGAAATGCCAGTTACGGCAGTGATGTAGACAAATGCGAAACCACAGGTCCCTCCACTGCGCTCGCCTTCGGCTTGCTTCGGTCGGGATGACAGAGTTACGGACAGAAACGAAATCAAAACCGAAAATGATCTGTCATCCCGACCGCAGCGAAGCGCAGTGGAGGGACCTGCGGTTTTCTTCTCACCAGCACCACCCAGGAACCCACTCCATCACCTCCACCAACACCCACGCAAACTACACTAAACACGGAATGAAAAAACTCCGCGTAGGCGTTCTCTTCGGTGGCCGCAGCGGCGAGCACGAGGTCTCGCTGCTCTCCGCCGCCTCGGTCCTCAAGGCCATCAACCGCAAAAAGTATGAAGTCGTGCCCATCGGCATCACCAAGGCAGGCCGCTGGGTCACCGCCTCCGACGCCGAGCGTCTCCTCAACGGCAGCACTGCAGAACCCGCAAAGCAGCTCCCGGCCTCGAATTTAAGGGCCGGCGATCCCGAATCGACCACCGCCGCAGCCGTGCTCGCACGCGTCGAGTCGGTCATCGTGCCGCCCGTGCCCTCGCAGGGCAAATCCAGCACGCTGATCCCGTTCGAAACGGAAGCGAAGCCGCTCGAACTCCAGGCCACAGCGGCTCAGGGCTCCGTGCTCAATCTCGACGTGATCCTGCCCGTCCTGCACGGCACCTTTGGCGAGGACGGCACCATCCAGGGCCTCTTCGAGCTGGCCGACATCGCCTACGTCGGGTCTGGCGTTTTAGGTTCCGCCGCCGGCATGGACAAGGACGTGATGAAGAAGCTCTTCGCCGCCGCAAAGCTGCCCATGGTCAGGCACGTCAGCTTCCTGCGCGCCGACTGGGAGTCGAAGCCGAAGAAGGTCATCGCCCAGGTCGAGGCCGCGCTCAAGTATCCGCTCTTCGTCAAGCCCGCGAACCTCGGCTCGTCGGTCGGCATCAGCAAAGTGCATGACCGCACCGAGCTTGCCCCCGCCATCGATCTCGCCGCCAGCTTCGACCGCAAGATCGTCATCGAGCAGGGCGTCGGCGGTAAGCGCGGCAAAGCCCGCGAGCTCGAAGTCGCCGTCCTCGGCAACGACACCCCCGAGGCCTCGGTCGTCGGCGAGATCGTGCCCGGCAAGGAGTTCTACGACTACGAGGCCAAGTACCTCGCCGAAGGCTCCTACCCCGTCATCCCAGCCAAGATCACCAAGACACAATCGAGGCAGATCCGCGAGATGGCCATCGCCGCCTTCCGCGCCTGCGACTGCTCCGGCCTCGCCCGCGTCGACTTCCTCATGGACCCCGTGACCTCGAAGAGCCCGAAGATCTACCTCAACGAGATCAACACGCTCCCCGGCTTCACCAGCATCAGCATGTACCCCAAGCTGTGGGATGCCTCCGGCCTGAAGTATCCCGACCTGATCGACCGCCTGATCGCGTTAGCCCTCGAGCGCCGCGCCGAAAAGCAACGCACGCAGTACAGCCGGTGATACAGCTTTTAGCTTCTAGCGAAGAACCCCGCGTACCCCACCCATGACCCGCACTTGGTCATGGGTGGGTCTCCGAAGAATCGTCTTCTAAAAAACCGACTGTCATCCCGACCGAAGCGAGCAACGCGAGCGAAGTGGAGGGACCTGCGGTTTCCTCCACAAGCAAGAATCCCAGCTCGCGACCAATGAAAGCGGAGGCCGAAGGCGGATCGCCCTGCGCGCAGCACCTAGAGCAGCAGAGCCCGCGTCTCCGCCATCACGCGGGCCCGGAACTTCGCGTCCCGCACCTGCGCGGAAGCCGTCATCGGCTGCCCCTCGTCGTCGTAGTACACGCCGGTCGCGTCCGCCTCGTTCCGCAGCGCCTTCGCAATCACCCGTCCCGCCAGCTTCGGTGTGCTCCAATACTTGATATACGGCGCCATCAGCGAGAGCAATGGCAGCATCACCCTCCGCACCACAACATTCGCCTCGCGCCCCAGGCGCGTACCCGGACTGAAGCCCGGCTCTACCGCATTCACCCGCAGCCGCGGATTCTCCCGCGCAAACGCGAAGGCCGCCGCCAGGTTGCACTGCTTCGACGTGGCATACGCATCCGAGCCCGGCCTCGCCGATCCCCCCGGCTCCCACTCGCCCCGCGCGCTCGCCTCGGCCGAAATATACCGGCCGCCGCGAAAGCCGGACTTGTACGCAGGCACACGCGCGATGTCTTCTACGCCCGAGGCCACAAACACCACGTTCGCCCCATCCGGCAGGTGCGGCAGCAAGGCCTCGGTCAGCACAAATGGACCAAGATGGTTCGTCGCATACGACATATCCCAGCCGCGTGAGTTCTTCGTCGCGCGCAGCTGGTAGATGCCGGCATTGTTCACCAGCCCGGCCAGCGGCAACCCCAACCCCGCAATCTCCGCCGCCGCATGCCGGACGCTCGCCATCTCCGACAGATCGCACACCACCGTCACAGCCTGCCCGCCTCTGCGCGCAATCGCCCGCTTCGTCTCCTCCAGCCTGCCGCGGTCGCGCCCTGCCAGCACAACCGTGCCGAACTTCGCCACCTCGAAGGCCGCCGCGCGTCCAATGCCCGAAGTCGGCCCGGTGATGACGTATGCTCCACGTCCCGACAGCTCCACGCTCGCATTTCGCTCCATCTCTTTCTCCTTTTATGACTGACTAGTCAGTCATTTCCTGCTCCAAAAAATCACGCAATCGCCCGCCACATGGCCTCGAATCCTGATTTGCAGTGCTTCTTCGCGTTCTCCGTATCCTGTGTCATGAAATCCATCGTCGCCTCGGCCATCGCATTCATCAGCGCGGCCACAAACGCCCTCGGAGCCTTCTTCATCGCGCCCTGGGCGCGGCTCCGCTCCAACAGATCGGCAATGCCGGCCATCACCCTGTGTCCGGCCTCGCGAGTCTCCGGCGTGATCTCGTCGGATACCGCAAGCTGCGCCAGCGCCCGTCGCTTCTCCGGAAATTCGACCGCCCAGTACATCCACTTCTGCCAGACATGGAAAAACTGCTCCTGCAGCTCCGCGCCGGCAGGCAGATCATGCATCGCGCCCTCCGCCATCTCGGTCTTTATCGCGAGATACAGCGCATTGAACAGCACGGCCTTGGTTTCGAAGTAGGTAAAGAGCGAACCGTTCGCAACCCCGGCCTCCTTCGCAATACCAGCCGTCGGTGCGCCCAGCCCCTGCGCGACGATCACACGCGTCGCCGCCGCAAGAATGGCGCTCCGCTTGTCTTCGCTCCTCGGCCTCGGCATGAATCCATCCTATGGATAAGCGTCCAGACAGTCAATTATATGACTGTAAGGAACCTGCGGGTCGCATGCGGTGTCAGAATAGAGAGAAGGTGTGCGCACTCATCCACACACCAAGGAAGCCCTTGCTGAAAGGAACACGATGACTCTGCTCGACGCCCCTGCCTATAATGCCCGGAAGGCACGGCTGATCCGCAATATTTCCATCACCACCTTCATTGTCATCGTCGTGCTTGGCGTGAGCGGCTTCCTGCTACGCCACTGGCCGGCCGAGCACCGGCTCAACACCTTCTTCGCCGCCGTCGAGTCGCAGGATATGAAGAAGGCCTACGGCATCTGGAACCACGACCCCGACTGGGAGCAGCACCCGCAGCAGTACAAGGACTACAGCTTCGCCACCTTCTCCAAGGACTGGGGTCCGGCCAGCGATTACGGCATCATCCGCTCGCACACCATCCTGATGACCGCCTCGGTCGGCAACGGCACCGTGATGGGCGTGGACATCAACGGAGGCAAGACCCCGATCTTCCTCCGCGTCGACAACAAGACCAAGACGGTAGGATTCTCCCCGGTAGAGCTCTACACCGGCCCGTAAAGACGGCTTCCAGCCTCTGCAGAATCTTGCCTTTCTTTTCCCGGAGAGGGATCGCAGGGCGAGAATTCTAAAAAACAAGAAAGCAGCGCTCTCTCCATCGAGAGAGCGCTGCTTTTCTTTGTTCTTTGAAACGATTGTCATCCCGACCGAAGCGAGCCAACAGCGAGCGAAGCGGAGGAACCTGCGGTTCTCTTTACCAGCGAGGATTCTGTGGCGGGCACACATGTCAGACTCGCGACCAAAGGGAGCCGAAGCCAAGGCGAAAGACCTGGGCAATGAGTCCACGCAAGCGTCGCCCTGTCTCAACACTCAAATGGATTCCGGAAGACAACCTCGGATGCAGTGCCTAAACACCGGAACGTTTTTCCACTTGCGCAGTCTCTGGCAAGCCGGGCAGTTTTACTCCAAAATACTTCTCAACCTCCGCCTGATTTTGCTGGATATACACGCCCTGCCACGCGCGCATCACTTTCGCATCCGGCCCCACGACAATCGTCTCCGGCGTTCCCAGTACGTGGAGCTGGTCCATCTCGTCTTTGGACTTCAGCAGATACACCGGGAAAGGCTCTCGCTTATCGCTCACATACCGCGCAAGATTCTGCGACGCAATCGATACGCCGACAAAGCGGTACCTGTCACCTTCCGCCGAATAAAGCGCCTTCATGTTCTCCTCATTCCGCTTGCACCAGCCGCACTGCGGCGAGAGAACATACAGCACTGTGGGCCGCTTGTCATCGGCGAACTCCAGAGTTACCGGCTTGCCCGTCGCGTCTTCCATCGCAATGGAAGAGGGAAGAGAGGCTCCAGCCTCGAGAGGCACGATCGGCTTCGGATGCGGCTTCAGTCCGCCATTTCTGGCCAGGTAAACGTTCAGTCCGAGCGACAGTGCCAGCACGGTTGTCAAAGCTGCTGTTCCAACATTCCTTCCAATGATTTCCTTCAGTGGCGACGACATAATCCGATTTCTCCCATTCAGGCTGTGCGCTTGATTGCAGGAACTTCCGAAGCGATTGCATAGGCAACCGCTTCAGAGAATGTGTTTAGGGTCTGTCATCGAATTGTTATTCCAGCAATCCTTACTGGAAGAGCTGCTGTATATTCGACGGTTCGAACGTGCGCACCGCTAGTCGGAGCACTTCACGCAGGAGCCTGCCTCACAGGTGCCCATGCTGTTTTCTCCAGTGCCGCAGAACGTGAAGGAACCGGTATCTCCCTCAGCGACGCTCCCACCGGCGCCATTGCTGCACAGCACAGGCTCAGGTGGTGCATCTGGAACCGGGGCATAAATCCCACCATCCGGACAACTGGTGATGGCATGGGCCTTGGCCGGGGTCATACACAGATACCCGCAAAGCGCTAAGACCGGAAGAACAGCGGCTGTCGCTACAGAAAACCTTTGCTTAAGATTCACAGCTATCTCCTTCGTAGATGAGGGAACGAGAAAGGCCGCGTCTTGATCGGTGGCCTTTGCTCTCCATGGATAAAGATCGTTTCGATCCGGAGGAAAAGACGGCAGAAAAGCATTGGCCCGGAGGGTTCTACATCCGTGGGGAAGAACTGCTGCACAACGGTATATTCAGCGGCAAAGAATACGTCAAGGTATTTTTCTT
The Silvibacterium dinghuense DNA segment above includes these coding regions:
- a CDS encoding BlaI/MecI/CopY family transcriptional regulator, translating into MSGTVKLSKLEYQLMDILWNCGASSVRDIQQALPAKRRPAYTTVQTTVFRMEAKGIVGRAGQSGNAYLFRPLITRENAQHALIEDLLSIFGGRSEPVMAHLVNSGRLSLKDVREAEAALKARRSGKHS
- a CDS encoding M56 family metallopeptidase produces the protein MINGESIPVGLEQGTLNHLWQSTVVVLLVWILTATFRSNRASLRYALWMTASAKFLLPFSLLIAIGHAIRPISTATAPGTPVSSALWHSVQPYTLPTVTDTAASLVTTHAHRTTEHLWRFAFSLWIAGALVMLLSWLRNWLSLRAIARRARPIGEVAGVPLLQCEGSIEPGVFGAIRPRILIPKDLLERISMQELEAIYAHELCHVRRRDNLSAALHAIVHILFWFHPAVWLIRARLIDERERACDEHVVTEGSDAEIYAMSILNVCRFYVEAPAQAMAGVSGGSLKHRIERILDGLSHRELTRARKLTLAAAVVCVIGLPLTAGLMNIHSVHAQTEQEPSLPGAGDHAKAFDVATVRPSHLTSGCASMLPPGSTHYSVTCMDLRVLIAMAYGVNSHRVDGPSKELDRYYDINASTGNHPWQQTDIAPMLQTLLAERFHLKVHIIERPVDGFAMVVAKGGPRLKQTSAANVNEAQAIHAGQGAPNFIARGMVQGTAASLRQIASLLSFPAGAPVVDHTGLQGFYDVSLHFAPDDDKDSDQPGFFSAVEEQLGLKLQPAKVPATFLVVDHVDANPSLDQ
- a CDS encoding sugar phosphate isomerase/epimerase family protein, which encodes MLKVISTHVFLRNRLHPGLLESLQKSGAQGVELFAARQHFDYSDRHAVRDLGNWFRSNPLEAFSMHAPLFPDYEMGRAGAPAVNVLHPDKARRIDAMDEIKRALEVAEQIPFRYLILHLGEREDRWSPRTLEFSLTALEHLRAFANPLGVKLLVENLQGDVTRPENILEILNTGHFEDIGVCLDTGHAHLGEGFTATFEALKPRIRSSHIHDNHGQKDEHLWPGDGTLNWDDVYTGLKAAPQSPAGVLEIHYAFEDTPETIAQKAAKAFEKF
- the asnS gene encoding asparagine--tRNA ligase gives rise to the protein MTEPTNIAPLTTIAKIGDYDGQTVTLRGWLYNLRESGKLLFPIFRDGSGTIQGIVPKAAVTPEVFDAIKGLTQESSVIVTGKVRADKRAPGGYELDVENVEVIQRVPEDAPFPISLKEHGTDFLMENRHLWIRTPRQAAILRIRAEIIKAARDFFDDRGFTLTDPPILTPAACEGTSTLFPVEYFGDEAYLTQSGQLYIESTALALGKVYSFGPTFRAEKSKTRRHLTEFWMVEPEVAYCDLAQLMELAEQFLSFIVDRVLSRRMADLKVIQRDVAKLETIKAPFPRLSYDEAVAMLNDAHAKGLLEHPFEYGNDFGSPDETYISSQFDRPVMVHRYPAAVKAFYMEPDPENAKYALCVDVLAPEGYGEIIGGSQRIASYELLKQRIEEHNLPLESFQWYLDLRRYGSVPHSGFGMGIERAVAWICGLDHVRETIPFARTLNRIYP
- the rocF gene encoding arginase, producing the protein MSRTGPYIPESASLHGGIQSHPTRPIHILGVPLDLGASRRGVDMGPSALRVAGLEARLEALGHQVTDAGDVHVPIAETRHLGETNARYLAEITETCTSLAAMVERALEDGATPLVLGGDHSVAAGTVAGVSAFYRRRQQKIGLIWIDAHSDINTPATSPSGNVHGMPVAALLGLGPDALANIANFSPKIDPENTVLVGVRDIDQTEKENIRRAGISEVYTMRDIDERGMRAVMEEALRAAGRGTAGYHVSLDMDWVDPEDAPGVGTPVRGGATYREAHLAMEILADHGRLLSFELVEVNPVLDERNRTADLAVELISSAFGKKIL
- a CDS encoding GIY-YIG nuclease family protein; this translates as MASDRHYFVYLMASRTHVLYCGITNNLERRTYEHQHGLLEGFSSEYHCTRLVWFESFGDVRNAIGREKQIKRWRREKKLALIRKMNPCWVDLSEAWRN
- a CDS encoding D-alanine--D-alanine ligase family protein is translated as MKKLRVGVLFGGRSGEHEVSLLSAASVLKAINRKKYEVVPIGITKAGRWVTASDAERLLNGSTAEPAKQLPASNLRAGDPESTTAAAVLARVESVIVPPVPSQGKSSTLIPFETEAKPLELQATAAQGSVLNLDVILPVLHGTFGEDGTIQGLFELADIAYVGSGVLGSAAGMDKDVMKKLFAAAKLPMVRHVSFLRADWESKPKKVIAQVEAALKYPLFVKPANLGSSVGISKVHDRTELAPAIDLAASFDRKIVIEQGVGGKRGKARELEVAVLGNDTPEASVVGEIVPGKEFYDYEAKYLAEGSYPVIPAKITKTQSRQIREMAIAAFRACDCSGLARVDFLMDPVTSKSPKIYLNEINTLPGFTSISMYPKLWDASGLKYPDLIDRLIALALERRAEKQRTQYSR
- a CDS encoding SDR family NAD(P)-dependent oxidoreductase, giving the protein MERNASVELSGRGAYVITGPTSGIGRAAAFEVAKFGTVVLAGRDRGRLEETKRAIARRGGQAVTVVCDLSEMASVRHAAAEIAGLGLPLAGLVNNAGIYQLRATKNSRGWDMSYATNHLGPFVLTEALLPHLPDGANVVFVASGVEDIARVPAYKSGFRGGRYISAEASARGEWEPGGSARPGSDAYATSKQCNLAAAFAFARENPRLRVNAVEPGFSPGTRLGREANVVVRRVMLPLLSLMAPYIKYWSTPKLAGRVIAKALRNEADATGVYYDDEGQPMTASAQVRDAKFRARVMAETRALLL
- a CDS encoding TetR/AcrR family transcriptional regulator translates to MPRPRSEDKRSAILAAATRVIVAQGLGAPTAGIAKEAGVANGSLFTYFETKAVLFNALYLAIKTEMAEGAMHDLPAGAELQEQFFHVWQKWMYWAVEFPEKRRALAQLAVSDEITPETREAGHRVMAGIADLLERSRAQGAMKKAPRAFVAALMNAMAEATMDFMTQDTENAKKHCKSGFEAMWRAIA
- a CDS encoding TlpA family protein disulfide reductase; the encoded protein is MLALSLGLNVYLARNGGLKPHPKPIVPLEAGASLPSSIAMEDATGKPVTLEFADDKRPTVLYVLSPQCGWCKRNEENMKALYSAEGDRYRFVGVSIASQNLARYVSDKREPFPVYLLKSKDEMDQLHVLGTPETIVVGPDAKVMRAWQGVYIQQNQAEVEKYFGVKLPGLPETAQVEKRSGV